From Deltaproteobacteria bacterium:
TCTTCTCCCGCAGGCCGCGAGGACTGGTGCCCTTCGCCAGACCCCGGTAGGAACGCATCGGGCGCTCGGGAACCAGGTAGAGAACGCCCCCTTTGTCGAGGACCGTGAATCGCATGCCCGGGCGGAGCCCCATACGTTCGCGCGCGCGCCGCGGAACCACGAGCTGAAACTTACTCGACAGAGTCGCCGTCTCCATGTCTTACCGATCCCATATCGACCGACCAGTTGTAAGTCAACATCCGAGCCGCCCTCGCGCGCCGGGCACGAGCGACCGCCTAGGGCCGGCGCCCCCGCGGCAGCACGATCGGCCCCCCGGTTAGCGCGTTCGTACCGACGTAGACCTCGGTCGCATAGGCCGCGCCCAGCACCGCCGGCGTGAGCACCTCGGCAGGGCTCCCCTCGCACACGACCCGCCCGCCGGCCAGCAGGACCAGGCGGTCGCAGTAGAGTGCCGCCAGGTTCAAGTCGTGCAGCACCGACACGACGGCGATGCCGCGCGAGCGACGGAGCTCCGCGACCACGTCGTAGATGCCCGCCTGGTGGCGGAGATCGAGGTGCGTCGTCGGCTCGTCCAGGAGGAGCACCTCCGGCTCCTGCGCGAGCGCGCGCGCGAGCAGCACGCGCTGCCGCTCGCCGCCGGAGAGCCGGTCGAGCGGGCGGTCCTCCAGCCCGGCGACCTCCAGGCGCG
This genomic window contains:
- a CDS encoding heme ABC transporter ATP-binding protein, which codes for MTVLLEAERVSFAYGPRVVLSEVSVAVAPGELLSVIGPNGSGKTTLVRLLSGVLAPRAGSVRFRGAALGAYRRRELARRLAVVPQDPTLEFPFTALEVVLMGRAPHLPALGFPRAHDLAVARAAMARLEVAGLEDRPLDRLSGGERQRVLLARALAQEPEVLLLDEPTTHLDLRHQAGIYDVVAELRRSRGIAVVSVLHDLNLAALYCDRLVLLAGGRVVCEGSPAEVLTPAVLGAAYATEVYVGTNALTGGPIVLPRGRRP